A stretch of Leptospira andrefontaineae DNA encodes these proteins:
- the lpxC gene encoding UDP-3-O-acyl-N-acetylglucosamine deacetylase codes for MNFTEHRKTLKETVRIKGIGLHSGKEVNLVGHPAPVGTGIVFEYRKGEDKASIPVELSNVVDTSNATTLGDGLHRVQTVEHLMAAVFSLGITDMVLEIDSVEVPIMDGSSLPFLEAFESTGYTEFEEKIEPIYVKNPMWVVDGDKYLVILPSETWKVTYTIDFPHPLLKGQNITIDLDRDILKNEILPARTFGFLKDVEALQARGLAMGGSLDNAIVLTQDGYLNESLRYENECVRHKILDLVGDLSIAGRPIIGHYLASKAGHALDVSMAKLVMSSVTGNELGKYKSRRIPLFNRKAAMV; via the coding sequence ATGAATTTCACAGAACATAGAAAAACTCTTAAAGAAACAGTAAGAATTAAGGGGATCGGATTACATTCCGGCAAGGAAGTAAATCTGGTCGGGCACCCTGCTCCTGTTGGAACAGGTATAGTTTTTGAATATAGAAAGGGAGAAGATAAGGCATCCATCCCTGTAGAATTAAGCAACGTGGTAGATACGAGTAACGCTACTACACTTGGAGATGGGCTTCATAGAGTCCAAACCGTAGAGCATCTAATGGCGGCGGTATTCTCCCTAGGAATTACTGACATGGTCCTGGAAATCGACTCTGTAGAAGTTCCGATCATGGACGGATCTTCCCTTCCTTTCCTTGAGGCATTCGAAAGCACTGGTTATACTGAATTCGAAGAAAAAATCGAACCTATTTATGTAAAAAACCCAATGTGGGTGGTAGACGGGGACAAATACCTTGTAATCCTTCCAAGCGAAACCTGGAAAGTGACTTACACAATCGATTTCCCTCACCCTCTTCTTAAAGGCCAGAATATCACAATCGATCTGGACCGCGACATCCTCAAAAACGAAATTTTACCGGCCAGAACCTTTGGATTCCTAAAAGATGTGGAGGCGCTCCAAGCAAGAGGACTTGCAATGGGAGGTTCCTTGGACAATGCAATCGTTCTTACCCAAGACGGATATCTAAACGAATCCCTCAGATATGAGAATGAATGTGTCCGACACAAAATTTTGGACCTGGTGGGCGATCTTTCCATCGCAGGAAGACCAATCATCGGACACTATTTGGCTTCTAAGGCGGGACATGCCCTGGACGTTTCTATGGCTAAGTTAGTCATGAGTTCAGTAACTGGAAACGAATTGGGCAAATACAAAAGCCGTCGTATTCCACTTTTCAACAGAAAAGCGGCGATGGTCTAA
- a CDS encoding glycosyltransferase family 4 protein has translation MSNSNRKKYKIALDARPLSTPVSGVGRLIESVLKGFEKDPDFEFYLFSHRPIHEGYADLFKNPNIKPVIGQGLFSKKGGIYFAFYLPFQLRKYEIDLFWGTQQVFPLFLSNSIPGVLTYHDFVAYRFPETMRPIARFQQLFYLRRSIQRADFILANSEFTSSEIIKYSSFPKDKIDIIYPGYDPKEIEKIKTPPTKRISKLPKKFFLTVSTLEPRKNFGTLLKAYQEARKEKSDLVWVHAGKEGWESPEFLEKFKKSSESGELIWFDFVNEDELKYLYSQASLFVFPSIYEGFGIPLLEALAYSLPCIVSDLNVFREIGKKSCVYISPESVEEWKNAILDFQKKKYKFPKADLKRFERKKSAALVKKIFRDLVSSKTA, from the coding sequence TTGTCCAATTCAAATAGAAAAAAATATAAGATAGCACTAGATGCAAGGCCTCTATCCACTCCAGTTTCGGGAGTAGGCAGATTGATCGAATCTGTTCTCAAAGGTTTTGAAAAAGATCCCGATTTTGAATTTTATCTTTTTTCCCACAGGCCAATCCATGAAGGTTATGCTGATCTATTCAAAAATCCGAATATAAAACCAGTAATCGGGCAGGGACTATTCTCTAAAAAGGGAGGGATTTACTTTGCATTCTATCTCCCTTTCCAATTGAGAAAATATGAGATCGACCTGTTTTGGGGAACTCAACAAGTATTTCCTTTATTCTTATCCAATAGTATTCCGGGGGTTTTGACTTATCACGATTTTGTGGCTTATCGTTTTCCGGAAACAATGAGGCCTATTGCAAGATTCCAACAGCTTTTTTATCTAAGAAGAAGTATCCAAAGAGCTGATTTTATTCTGGCAAACTCCGAATTCACTTCTTCCGAGATCATAAAATACTCTTCCTTTCCGAAGGATAAGATAGATATAATCTATCCCGGTTACGATCCTAAAGAAATCGAAAAGATAAAAACTCCTCCTACAAAACGTATCTCAAAGTTACCTAAAAAATTCTTTCTGACTGTTTCTACTTTAGAACCTCGTAAAAATTTCGGAACACTTCTGAAAGCATACCAAGAAGCTAGAAAAGAGAAATCCGATCTAGTTTGGGTCCATGCCGGGAAAGAGGGTTGGGAATCTCCCGAGTTTTTAGAAAAATTCAAAAAATCTTCCGAGTCCGGAGAATTAATCTGGTTTGATTTTGTAAATGAAGATGAGCTGAAATATCTATATTCTCAAGCGAGTCTTTTTGTTTTTCCTTCCATTTATGAAGGATTTGGAATCCCTCTTTTAGAGGCACTTGCTTATTCTTTACCTTGTATCGTTTCCGATCTTAACGTATTTAGAGAAATTGGAAAAAAATCCTGTGTATACATTTCTCCGGAATCAGTAGAAGAATGGAAAAATGCAATTTTGGATTTTCAAAAGAAGAAATATAAATTTCCAAAAGCTGACTTGAAAAGATTCGAAAGAAAAAAATCGGCTGCGCTTGTTAAAAAAATTTTTAGAGATCTAGTTTCTTCTAAAACTGCCTAA
- a CDS encoding TIGR00266 family protein: MKFEILAKPDFPILKLNMNSGESIRAESGAMVAMSPQVKMETKAQGGIFASAKRALFSGESFFQNTFTAEGGNGELFLTSATQGDLEHRALKNEELILSRGAYVAGGTELVIDSKWGGFKGFFAGEGLFFLKVSGTGDLFFSSFGAIHTVDVDGMYIVDTGHIVGFEPSLDYHIDKVGGLKSLFLSGEGLVAKFSGKGKLYLQTRNQNSFASWANAWRRVQRSTSGGD; this comes from the coding sequence ATGAAATTTGAAATATTAGCAAAACCTGATTTTCCCATCTTAAAATTAAATATGAATTCTGGAGAATCCATTCGTGCGGAATCCGGAGCAATGGTTGCAATGTCCCCTCAGGTCAAAATGGAAACCAAGGCCCAAGGTGGAATATTCGCATCCGCAAAAAGAGCTTTGTTTAGCGGTGAGTCATTCTTCCAAAACACATTCACAGCGGAAGGTGGAAATGGTGAATTATTTTTGACCTCCGCTACACAAGGAGACTTGGAACATAGAGCTCTCAAAAACGAAGAGTTGATCTTAAGTAGAGGGGCCTATGTTGCAGGTGGGACAGAGCTTGTGATAGACAGCAAATGGGGAGGTTTCAAAGGATTTTTTGCGGGAGAAGGTTTATTCTTCTTAAAAGTTTCCGGAACAGGTGACCTTTTCTTCTCTAGTTTTGGAGCTATCCATACAGTAGATGTAGACGGAATGTACATAGTAGACACAGGTCATATTGTGGGTTTTGAACCTAGCTTGGATTACCATATAGATAAAGTAGGCGGATTAAAATCCCTATTCTTATCCGGTGAGGGACTAGTAGCAAAGTTTTCCGGCAAAGGAAAACTTTATCTACAAACTCGTAACCAAAACTCTTTTGCTTCTTGGGCAAATGCTTGGAGAAGAGTGCAACGTTCTACGAGTGGAGGGGATTAA
- a CDS encoding SDR family oxidoreductase gives MRMKQILITGANRGIGLELANLYSEKGYTVYAACRKSSEPLRRLNVKIFEGLDLTQSQSFETLSSFLTGVKLDIFINNAGILIPDNLESVDFTELETQILVNAIGPIRLSRLLLPKLAPHSKLIFITSRMGSIADNTSGAYYGYRMSKAALNAGAVSLSRDLAPKKISVGIFHPGMVATEMTGRQGIPPREAAEGLAHLVEKLSPERSGRFFHQNGEELPW, from the coding sequence ATCCGAATGAAACAGATTTTAATCACAGGTGCCAACCGAGGAATCGGTCTAGAACTCGCAAATTTATATTCAGAAAAAGGTTACACAGTCTATGCAGCTTGTAGAAAAAGTTCAGAACCTTTACGCAGGTTAAATGTAAAAATTTTCGAAGGCCTGGATCTTACCCAAAGCCAAAGTTTCGAAACACTTTCCAGTTTTCTGACCGGGGTCAAGTTGGACATATTCATCAATAACGCAGGGATCTTGATCCCTGATAATTTGGAAAGTGTGGACTTTACAGAACTAGAGACCCAAATCCTAGTAAATGCAATTGGACCTATAAGACTCAGTCGACTTCTTCTTCCTAAACTTGCCCCTCACTCCAAACTAATATTTATCACTAGTAGAATGGGATCCATTGCAGACAATACTTCAGGTGCTTACTACGGGTATAGAATGTCCAAGGCCGCCCTGAATGCTGGAGCAGTCAGTCTCTCCCGTGACCTTGCACCTAAAAAGATCTCCGTAGGCATTTTCCACCCTGGAATGGTAGCTACCGAAATGACAGGAAGACAAGGAATTCCACCCAGAGAAGCAGCCGAAGGACTCGCACATTTGGTGGAAAAACTCTCCCCAGAAAGGTCCGGAAGATTCTTTCATCAAAACGGGGAAGAGTTACCATGGTAA
- the ptsP gene encoding phosphoenolpyruvate--protein phosphotransferase produces MNGGGKRSTYMGIVAFPGRFYGRCVKVGTKRRHLAHGAYIHETQKQEELKKLANALDSSKIELKSLISSLKTREQDRELKEILETQVTITEDPGLQDSFRNRIKEYNENAFLAVQNTINELTDKFNRLDNPFFRERSDHFQDISNRILENLLDKKEEVSFLADQSEDVILVARQLTPSQMILMDKSKIRGIATDLGGKTGHMAILARNYGIPTIVGLKEFYRNINDFEYVFLDADTGQIVRNPTIEEVKYYGASSPLSFETKVIKPKKAVTKDGIKIRLKCNLESDTDCELARKADVDGVGLFRSESLFLKYQDKNVSGEEQFLAYKRIAEGMDPNPVYIRTFDIGADKFSTGEFEENPFLGNRGIRYSLQNPDWFKEQLVAILRASAYGNLSIMLPMVTNLGEIKKTKEILEECKRELTAKKEKFNKKIKLGVMVETPSAVSSMDVLAKEVDFFSVGTNDLLQYLMAVDRNNVNVSSLYNPFHISFLRALVQIVETAWKYERPLSICGELASDTNFTILLLGMGFRELSISIPFVGPIRKILGSVSLKQANFLLKKILELSENEDYEAIEAFLFSKHLE; encoded by the coding sequence ATGAATGGCGGCGGGAAAAGAAGTACATATATGGGAATAGTCGCTTTTCCCGGCAGATTTTACGGTCGTTGCGTAAAAGTCGGGACAAAGAGAAGACATCTAGCTCACGGCGCCTATATCCACGAGACTCAAAAACAAGAAGAACTCAAAAAACTCGCGAACGCCTTAGATTCTTCTAAAATTGAATTAAAATCTCTTATCTCAAGTCTCAAAACAAGAGAACAAGACAGAGAGCTAAAAGAAATTTTAGAAACTCAGGTAACAATCACAGAAGATCCAGGACTCCAAGATTCATTTAGAAATCGGATCAAAGAATATAACGAGAATGCATTTTTAGCGGTTCAAAATACGATCAACGAACTCACTGACAAGTTCAATCGTTTAGACAATCCATTCTTCCGAGAAAGATCAGATCATTTCCAAGACATCTCCAATCGAATCCTCGAAAACCTATTAGATAAAAAAGAAGAAGTCTCTTTCTTAGCAGATCAATCAGAGGACGTGATCCTAGTCGCGAGGCAATTAACTCCTTCTCAAATGATCTTAATGGATAAGAGTAAAATTCGAGGAATTGCAACCGATCTAGGTGGAAAAACAGGCCATATGGCAATTCTTGCCAGAAACTACGGCATCCCTACTATTGTTGGTCTAAAAGAATTTTATAGAAATATTAACGATTTTGAATATGTTTTCTTAGACGCTGACACGGGACAGATCGTAAGAAATCCAACAATCGAAGAAGTGAAATATTATGGGGCTTCTTCTCCCCTAAGTTTTGAAACGAAGGTAATAAAACCTAAAAAGGCAGTCACAAAAGACGGCATAAAGATCCGACTAAAATGTAATTTAGAATCTGATACAGACTGTGAACTTGCTAGAAAGGCGGATGTGGATGGAGTGGGGCTTTTCCGTTCGGAGTCGTTATTCTTAAAATACCAGGACAAAAACGTTTCCGGCGAAGAGCAATTTTTAGCCTATAAAAGGATCGCAGAAGGAATGGATCCGAATCCTGTGTATATCCGTACATTTGATATTGGTGCAGATAAATTTTCTACGGGAGAATTCGAAGAGAATCCTTTTTTAGGAAATAGAGGAATCAGATACAGCCTTCAAAATCCGGATTGGTTTAAAGAACAATTGGTCGCAATTTTGAGAGCGTCTGCTTACGGAAATTTGAGCATCATGCTCCCGATGGTGACCAATCTGGGAGAGATCAAAAAAACAAAAGAAATATTAGAAGAATGTAAAAGAGAACTTACTGCCAAGAAGGAAAAGTTCAATAAGAAGATCAAACTGGGAGTGATGGTAGAAACACCTTCTGCAGTATCTTCCATGGATGTTTTGGCAAAAGAAGTAGACTTTTTCTCAGTCGGAACAAACGATTTATTGCAGTATTTAATGGCAGTGGACAGAAATAATGTGAACGTTTCCTCATTATACAATCCATTCCATATCTCTTTTTTAAGAGCTTTAGTTCAAATCGTAGAAACTGCTTGGAAATATGAAAGACCATTAAGTATCTGTGGTGAGCTTGCCTCAGATACAAATTTTACGATCCTACTTTTAGGAATGGGATTTAGAGAACTTTCTATATCCATTCCATTCGTAGGACCAATCCGTAAAATTTTAGGATCAGTCAGCTTGAAACAGGCAAACTTTCTTTTGAAGAAAATTTTAGAACTTTCTGAGAATGAAGACTACGAAGCGATTGAGGCGTTTCTGTTCAGTAAACATTTGGAGTAA
- a CDS encoding TIGR00266 family protein, with translation MQFQISHKPSFSLLKLRLGPGQSIKSEAGAMVYMSSRMGVETKMGSGFLSALSRKIFGGESFFFNTYTAPDSGGEIGLAPDLPGDIIDLDLDGKSIFVQSGSYLASDPGIQVVSKFGGLRSLFGGEGLFLLEISGTGKVFLSSYGAIVPIKVEGNYTVDTGHIVAFENSLQFKVGKAGGNWKSTLLGGEGLVANFSGNGTLWIQSRVPSGFISWLTKLLPV, from the coding sequence ATGCAATTCCAGATCTCTCATAAACCTTCCTTCTCCTTATTGAAACTTAGATTAGGCCCTGGTCAATCGATTAAATCGGAGGCCGGAGCCATGGTGTACATGAGTTCCAGAATGGGAGTGGAAACCAAGATGGGAAGTGGCTTTCTATCTGCACTTTCCAGAAAAATTTTCGGAGGAGAGTCATTCTTCTTCAATACTTATACTGCTCCTGATTCGGGTGGAGAGATTGGGCTCGCTCCGGATCTTCCCGGAGATATTATTGATTTGGATCTCGATGGAAAAAGTATTTTTGTCCAATCAGGATCTTATCTTGCTTCCGATCCAGGCATCCAAGTTGTTTCTAAATTTGGAGGTCTTCGTTCTTTATTCGGAGGAGAAGGTTTGTTCTTATTAGAAATTTCCGGAACAGGAAAAGTATTCTTAAGTTCTTATGGAGCTATTGTTCCAATCAAAGTAGAAGGAAATTATACCGTAGACACAGGTCATATAGTCGCCTTTGAAAATTCACTCCAATTCAAAGTAGGAAAGGCTGGAGGAAATTGGAAATCCACTTTACTAGGTGGCGAAGGTTTAGTCGCAAACTTTTCAGGAAACGGAACTCTTTGGATCCAATCCAGAGTGCCTTCCGGATTTATCAGCTGGCTTACAAAACTTCTTCCAGTTTAA
- a CDS encoding TlpA family protein disulfide reductase, whose protein sequence is MVFRKAWPVLFLLFSILFINDCRSDEQPLLYQVTLQDWEGNSHKFSEDKGKLVVLDFWASWCEPCKKAVPVVEKLREKLNGSPAVVLGVNTEDDLSLEEIRKAASEFGMSYPSLLDPKWELVTPLKIEGQPALFVFSKSGKKLHSQYGISEKDLPILTGRLKNWLESP, encoded by the coding sequence ATGGTTTTTAGAAAAGCCTGGCCTGTTTTATTTCTTCTTTTTTCCATTTTATTCATAAACGATTGCAGATCGGACGAGCAACCCTTGCTCTATCAAGTGACACTTCAGGATTGGGAAGGGAATTCCCACAAATTTTCAGAAGACAAAGGCAAGTTGGTGGTCTTGGATTTCTGGGCGAGCTGGTGTGAACCTTGTAAAAAGGCAGTCCCCGTGGTTGAAAAACTGAGAGAAAAATTGAATGGTTCTCCGGCAGTCGTGTTAGGAGTGAATACGGAAGACGATCTAAGTTTGGAAGAGATCAGAAAGGCTGCTTCCGAATTCGGAATGTCATATCCAAGCCTTTTGGACCCGAAATGGGAACTTGTAACCCCTCTAAAAATAGAAGGACAGCCGGCGTTATTCGTATTTAGCAAATCCGGAAAGAAACTTCATTCCCAATATGGAATTTCAGAGAAAGATCTACCAATATTGACCGGAAGACTAAAAAACTGGCTCGAATCTCCTTAG
- a CDS encoding TIGR00266 family protein, with translation MNIQVLYKPSYSVAKVNLSSGESIKAEAGALMSMSSHIQMQTSKAQQGGLFKSLKAAFLGGQSFWMNTFSASQAGEVLLAPTLPGDIEQLDLNGTIFIQSSSFLAAKPEIDIDTKFQGLKGFFSGESLFFLKLSGNGTVLISSYGGIEVLDVEGEFIVDTGHIVAFEEGLQYEITKFGGWKSFFLGGEGLVAKFKGRGRLWLQSRNVPTLGAWFRSELPPRKE, from the coding sequence ATGAATATCCAAGTTTTATACAAACCATCTTATTCCGTAGCGAAAGTTAATTTAAGTTCCGGAGAATCTATCAAGGCGGAAGCGGGAGCGCTCATGAGTATGAGTTCTCATATCCAAATGCAGACTAGCAAAGCACAGCAAGGAGGGTTATTCAAATCCTTGAAGGCAGCTTTTTTAGGCGGGCAATCTTTTTGGATGAATACATTCTCCGCATCGCAAGCGGGAGAAGTATTACTCGCTCCCACGCTTCCCGGAGATATAGAACAACTAGATCTGAACGGTACGATTTTTATCCAATCCAGTTCCTTTCTTGCGGCAAAACCTGAGATTGATATAGATACAAAGTTCCAAGGTCTAAAAGGTTTTTTCAGCGGAGAATCTTTATTCTTCTTAAAGCTGAGTGGAAACGGTACAGTTTTGATCTCTAGTTACGGCGGGATTGAAGTATTGGATGTAGAAGGTGAATTCATAGTAGATACAGGTCATATAGTTGCCTTTGAAGAAGGCCTACAATACGAGATCACTAAGTTTGGAGGTTGGAAATCGTTCTTCTTGGGTGGAGAAGGTTTAGTAGCCAAATTCAAAGGAAGAGGAAGGCTCTGGCTCCAATCCAGAAATGTGCCTACACTCGGCGCTTGGTTCAGATCCGAATTACCACCTAGAAAGGAATAA
- a CDS encoding LIC11631 family protein translates to MAKTTLSKPSIFEPYGHSDLYALDNLYFSTLREREVWDFSRVKEFSALNLGFIFARAELSWKKFQSELEIKNLNPSFKKGICLSAGWEEAPGLKVDSFVPKVLGTEEVFQYSRLEDVSEEIPFREFFSLEGFVFQGTWKDKNYLILFSNIHSEARNLPSVIKKISHFHSEKKSEGNFFLRTEKQSYLNFLKPKESLGPLFLQEKKIDQDPFLFLSLEYSDIIK, encoded by the coding sequence ATGGCGAAAACGACCCTCTCCAAACCTAGTATATTCGAGCCTTATGGTCATTCAGACCTTTATGCTTTGGACAATCTCTACTTTTCTACGTTAAGAGAAAGGGAAGTCTGGGACTTTTCTAGGGTGAAAGAATTTTCCGCCTTAAATTTAGGATTCATATTCGCTAGAGCGGAACTTTCATGGAAGAAGTTCCAGTCCGAATTAGAGATCAAAAATCTTAATCCAAGTTTTAAAAAAGGGATCTGTTTGAGTGCAGGTTGGGAAGAGGCACCCGGACTTAAGGTTGATTCGTTCGTTCCAAAAGTTTTGGGTACGGAAGAAGTTTTTCAATATTCTAGATTGGAAGATGTCTCGGAAGAAATTCCTTTTAGGGAATTTTTCTCTCTTGAAGGATTTGTATTTCAAGGAACTTGGAAAGATAAAAATTATCTGATCTTATTTTCAAACATCCATTCGGAAGCCAGGAATCTTCCTTCTGTGATCAAAAAAATTTCCCATTTTCATTCGGAAAAAAAGTCGGAAGGGAATTTTTTCTTGAGAACTGAAAAACAATCTTATTTAAATTTTCTGAAACCAAAGGAATCATTGGGTCCTTTATTCTTACAAGAAAAGAAAATAGACCAGGATCCATTTTTGTTTTTGAGCCTGGAATATTCGGATATTATAAAGTAA
- a CDS encoding AMP-dependent synthetase/ligase, with product MAENLAQLFRESAEKFKNKPAFLYKDAQKNYLPINYSELYEAGLNLAEALIELGIQSRDHVALLADNRVEWIIADYGIIMTGAADVPRGTDITDSEIVYIVSHSESEVVFIENDKMLEKFNRNKSQLGKVKTIIVMDKESEAPGVLKMYDLIEKGKGLRASGSRKVEDRVAAIKPEDLFTLIYTSGTTGLPKGVQLRHSNMMHQVLNVTPMLKISAEAKLLSILPVWHVFERVVEYVCISIGAATYYTNVRDLRQDLATVKPTFMGSAPRLWENIYNGIYTRINDPSQTPALRRGLFKLAYFFSDKKNAAVRFITGKEVDYHGRNPIVSLFYGILMLVQLVLTGPFTLTVASSIAAYLLAPTEFSYLSLPLYILAGLGVFLNSATLDKIVLSKIRTATGGRLKASISGGGALPRHVDEFFNNIGINVLEGYGMTETSPVLSVRTFQKLIIGSVGSIVPKTHLQIRNDNNEVLTEIDANGKVIKGKLGRKGVVFVNGPQVMKGYFKNEEATSKALVDGWMNTGDMGMINFKHTLTLTGRAKDTVVLLGGENVEPVPIENKLQESVYISQCMIIGQDQKNLGAIIVPDFEKLGEWAKENGVDISNKDALNENAKVVDLFRKEIKALNNAKNGFKSFEQVTPFFIVSKPFEVGDELNNMLKMKRHVIAEKYADKIKKVYTTDK from the coding sequence ATGGCTGAGAATCTCGCCCAACTATTTCGTGAGTCGGCAGAAAAATTTAAAAATAAACCTGCTTTCTTATACAAAGACGCGCAAAAGAATTATTTGCCGATCAACTATTCGGAGTTATACGAAGCAGGTTTGAATCTTGCCGAGGCTTTGATCGAACTTGGTATTCAATCCAGAGATCATGTCGCGCTACTCGCTGATAACCGTGTAGAATGGATCATTGCAGATTACGGTATTATCATGACCGGTGCGGCTGACGTTCCAAGAGGAACAGATATCACCGATTCAGAGATCGTTTATATTGTTAGTCACTCTGAGTCCGAAGTTGTATTTATAGAAAACGATAAAATGTTGGAGAAATTCAACAGAAACAAATCCCAGCTTGGCAAAGTTAAAACCATTATCGTAATGGATAAAGAATCCGAGGCTCCAGGCGTTCTGAAAATGTATGATCTGATCGAAAAAGGAAAAGGTTTAAGAGCTTCCGGTTCTCGTAAGGTAGAAGATAGAGTTGCTGCTATTAAACCTGAGGATCTTTTCACTCTGATCTATACTTCCGGAACTACCGGTCTTCCTAAAGGTGTTCAATTAAGACATTCTAATATGATGCACCAAGTATTGAACGTAACTCCTATGTTAAAGATTAGTGCCGAAGCTAAACTACTTTCCATTCTTCCTGTATGGCACGTATTCGAAAGAGTTGTGGAATATGTTTGTATCAGCATTGGTGCCGCTACATATTACACTAACGTTAGGGATCTTCGCCAAGACTTGGCAACTGTGAAACCTACATTCATGGGTTCTGCTCCTCGTCTTTGGGAAAATATCTATAACGGTATTTACACAAGAATTAATGATCCAAGCCAAACTCCTGCGCTTCGTCGTGGATTATTTAAATTGGCTTATTTCTTCTCTGATAAGAAAAACGCTGCAGTTCGTTTTATCACAGGCAAAGAAGTGGATTATCACGGAAGAAATCCAATCGTTTCCTTATTTTACGGGATATTAATGTTGGTACAGTTAGTATTAACAGGACCTTTCACTTTGACTGTAGCTTCTTCCATTGCTGCATATCTACTTGCTCCTACTGAGTTCTCTTATTTAAGTCTGCCTCTGTATATTCTTGCAGGACTTGGAGTATTCTTAAATAGCGCAACTCTTGATAAGATCGTTCTTTCCAAGATCAGAACAGCTACCGGTGGAAGACTGAAAGCTTCTATCTCCGGAGGAGGAGCTCTTCCTCGTCACGTAGATGAGTTCTTCAATAATATTGGGATCAATGTATTGGAAGGTTACGGTATGACTGAAACTTCTCCTGTACTTTCCGTGAGAACTTTCCAAAAATTGATCATCGGTTCCGTAGGTTCTATCGTTCCTAAAACTCATCTTCAGATCAGAAATGATAATAACGAAGTTCTAACAGAGATTGATGCAAACGGAAAAGTGATCAAAGGTAAACTAGGTCGCAAAGGTGTTGTGTTCGTAAACGGTCCTCAAGTTATGAAAGGTTATTTCAAAAATGAAGAAGCAACCTCTAAGGCACTTGTAGACGGATGGATGAACACAGGTGATATGGGGATGATCAACTTCAAACATACCCTTACACTTACCGGTAGAGCTAAAGACACAGTGGTTCTATTAGGCGGAGAAAACGTGGAGCCGGTTCCAATCGAGAACAAACTCCAAGAGTCCGTTTATATCAGCCAGTGTATGATCATTGGTCAAGACCAGAAAAACCTGGGAGCTATCATTGTTCCTGACTTCGAAAAGTTGGGCGAATGGGCAAAAGAGAACGGAGTGGATATTTCCAATAAAGATGCGTTGAACGAAAACGCGAAAGTTGTGGATCTATTCAGGAAAGAGATCAAAGCTCTTAACAATGCAAAGAATGGATTTAAGTCCTTCGAGCAAGTTACTCCATTCTTCATCGTTTCCAAACCTTTCGAGGTAGGAGATGAGTTGAACAATATGTTGAAGATGAAACGCCACGTAATTGCTGAAAAATACGCGGATAAGATTAAAAAAGTCTACACAACAGATAAATAA